The following are encoded in a window of Arthrobacter woluwensis genomic DNA:
- a CDS encoding amino acid transporter, giving the protein MTTLTRVPADPSDPRKRTTLREWLMAETAEGAGKQTGPHGLADQHHRKTWWQVMCLTGVDYFSTLGYQPAIAALAAGLLSPLATIILVVVTLAGALPVYRRVAKESPRGEGSIAMLERLLPRWGGKLVVLALLGFAATDFMITMTLSAADASAHLTHNPFAPEFLHGQELVITLALLAGLGIVFLRGFSEAIKVAVLLVAAFLALNLVVVLVSLLHVFASPVLVGDWWTALNQQHGNPVMMIALAVLVFPKLALGLSGFETGVAVMPQIRGAQGDTEENPAGRIRGAHKLLTTSAIIMSAFLVTSSLSTVILIPAEEFQPGGKANGRALAFLAHQYLGDGFGTVYDIATIAILWFAGASAMAGLLNLVPRYLPRYGMAPAWARAIRPLVLVFTVVAFVITVIFDADVDAQGGAYATGVLVLITSASVAVTLAARDAGQKKTMLAFGLVATVFVYTTIANMVERPDGIKIAAVFILGILVVSFASRVRRSFELRATTIKLDEQALQFLASEEEGPIRLIAHEPKSTAAQRYITKFKHAQLASHLPGTDAMFIEVVVEDSSDFEEELLVQGKIRHGYRVLEVHSGNVPNTLAAVLLHLRDVTGLMPHIYFRWTEGNPISNLLKYLFFGEGEIAPVTREVLREAEPDITRRPWVHVG; this is encoded by the coding sequence GTGACCACGCTCACCCGCGTACCCGCGGATCCTTCCGACCCCCGCAAGCGCACCACGCTCCGGGAGTGGCTGATGGCGGAGACCGCCGAAGGCGCTGGAAAGCAGACCGGCCCCCACGGCCTGGCCGACCAGCACCACCGGAAGACCTGGTGGCAGGTGATGTGCCTGACCGGCGTCGATTACTTCTCCACCCTGGGTTACCAACCGGCGATCGCCGCGCTCGCTGCAGGACTGCTCTCCCCCCTGGCCACCATCATCCTGGTGGTGGTCACCCTGGCCGGTGCCCTCCCCGTGTACCGGCGCGTGGCGAAGGAGAGCCCTCGCGGCGAGGGCTCCATCGCCATGCTTGAGCGCCTCCTCCCCCGTTGGGGCGGCAAACTCGTGGTGCTCGCGCTCCTCGGGTTTGCCGCCACCGACTTCATGATCACCATGACGCTCTCCGCGGCCGACGCCTCCGCGCACCTCACCCACAACCCCTTCGCGCCCGAGTTCCTGCACGGTCAGGAGCTCGTGATCACCCTGGCCCTGCTGGCCGGGCTGGGCATCGTGTTCCTGCGCGGCTTCTCCGAGGCCATCAAGGTGGCGGTGCTGCTGGTCGCCGCGTTCCTGGCGCTGAACCTCGTGGTGGTGCTGGTCTCCCTCCTTCACGTCTTCGCCTCGCCCGTCCTCGTCGGCGATTGGTGGACCGCCCTCAACCAGCAGCACGGGAACCCGGTCATGATGATCGCCCTGGCCGTGCTCGTGTTCCCGAAGCTCGCCCTGGGCCTGTCCGGCTTCGAGACCGGCGTCGCCGTCATGCCGCAGATCCGCGGCGCACAAGGCGACACCGAGGAGAACCCCGCCGGCCGCATCCGCGGCGCCCATAAGCTCCTGACCACCAGCGCCATCATCATGTCCGCCTTCCTGGTGACGAGTTCGCTGTCCACCGTCATCCTCATCCCGGCCGAGGAGTTCCAGCCGGGCGGGAAGGCGAACGGGCGTGCCCTCGCCTTCCTGGCCCACCAGTACCTGGGCGACGGCTTCGGCACCGTGTACGACATCGCCACGATCGCCATCCTCTGGTTCGCCGGAGCCTCGGCCATGGCGGGACTCCTGAACCTCGTCCCCCGCTATCTGCCGCGCTACGGCATGGCACCCGCCTGGGCGCGCGCCATCCGTCCGCTGGTCCTGGTGTTCACCGTGGTCGCGTTCGTCATCACCGTGATCTTCGACGCCGACGTCGACGCCCAGGGCGGCGCGTACGCCACCGGCGTGCTGGTGCTGATCACCTCGGCCTCCGTCGCCGTGACGCTCGCCGCCCGCGACGCCGGCCAGAAGAAGACCATGCTGGCGTTCGGGCTCGTAGCCACCGTCTTCGTCTACACGACGATCGCGAACATGGTGGAGCGCCCGGACGGCATTAAGATCGCCGCCGTCTTCATCCTGGGCATTCTCGTGGTGAGCTTCGCATCCCGTGTCCGGCGGTCGTTCGAGCTCCGGGCCACCACCATCAAGCTCGATGAGCAGGCCCTGCAGTTCCTGGCGTCGGAGGAGGAAGGGCCCATCCGGCTCATCGCCCACGAGCCCAAGTCCACGGCGGCTCAGCGGTACATCACCAAGTTCAAGCACGCCCAGCTGGCCAGCCACCTGCCCGGCACGGACGCCATGTTCATCGAGGTGGTGGTGGAGGACAGCTCCGATTTCGAGGAGGAGTTGCTCGTCCAGGGCAAGATCCGGCACGGCTACCGTGTCCTGGAGGTCCACAGCGGCAACGTCCCGAACACGCTCGCCGCGGTGCTCCTGCACCTGCGCGACGTCACGGGCCTCATGCCCCACATCTATTTCCGCTGGACCGAGGGCAACCCGATCTCCAACCTGCTGAAGTACCTCTTCTTCGGCGAAGGCGAGATCGCGCCGGTGACCCGCGAAGTGCTGCGCGAAGCCGAGCCCGACATCACCCGGAGGCCCTGGGTCCACGTGGGGTGA